Part of the Mycolicibacterium mengxianglii genome is shown below.
TGGCTGCCGGCCGGTTCTGCAAGATGCGGGCCACCTCGGTGCGGTAGGACGGCTGCTCCGGCTGGATCGTCAGGGCTTCGGTGACACCAACACCGAGACCGTCGAGAGCCTCCTCCAGCGGCGGGATGTTCGCCTGAGCCGACGCGCCACTGACGAACACCAATGCCACCTTCTCGAATCCCTGGCGCTGCGAGTGCAGTGCCATCGCCTGCGCGCCAACCGAATCCGAAGTCACCAACCGGTAGTAGTAGTCAAGCTCGGTGCGGTCGAAGCGTCCGTCACCGGCCGGCGAGATCATGACCTGGGAGGCTTCGTCCAGCACTGGCGCCGCAGCTACTGCCTCAGCCGTGCTGGGCCCGATCACCGCGAAGAGGTTGTCCGTGGTGCTCAGCATCTGGCGGGCGGCGGGCACCGAGTCGCTGGCCGTGCCCTTGGTGTCGAAGGCCTCGCATTCGATGTCGCGCCCGAGCACGCCGCCGGCCTCGTTGATGACGGTCGCCGCGGGGTAGCAACCGTTGATCGCCTCCGACCCCTCTACGGAGGTCGGGCCGGAGAACGCCATGAGCATGCCGACCACCAGTGGGTCACCGGACGCTGAACTGCCGCTCTCGCCGCTGCTTCCGCTACCGCCCGAGCACGACGGCACCGCGAACAGTGCGGCGGCGGCTACTGCGCTGGACCAAGCTTTCGTCGATCTCTTC
Proteins encoded:
- a CDS encoding ABC transporter substrate-binding protein, with amino-acid sequence MKRSTKAWSSAVAAAALFAVPSCSGGSGSSGESGSSASGDPLVVGMLMAFSGPTSVEGSEAINGCYPAATVINEAGGVLGRDIECEAFDTKGTASDSVPAARQMLSTTDNLFAVIGPSTAEAVAAAPVLDEASQVMISPAGDGRFDRTELDYYYRLVTSDSVGAQAMALHSQRQGFEKVALVFVSGASAQANIPPLEEALDGLGVGVTEALTIQPEQPSYRTEVARILQNRPAAIVFEADAVTAGTFLTELNQAGAGDIPIVANVLATTGEWQAAAKSAYGSDEALAKALQVVIRFNEDGGPGTAQFVETIDSLDGKDGVEAASFRDSVYSRSFFDGIVTSALAATKTDSVESETYNEVIPEILTAGDGKTVVNTYAEGLEALGKGEDIQYVGANGEYRLNEFHNVIGAFAYFDWDPAATQLKLVSQLPAEELEALASGQR